A single region of the Branchiostoma lanceolatum isolate klBraLanc5 chromosome 1, klBraLanc5.hap2, whole genome shotgun sequence genome encodes:
- the LOC136427323 gene encoding zinc finger and SCAN domain-containing protein 2-like, with amino-acid sequence MAEAGDWSPTAVPQNFSDGSPTGVLGGRDASNVEDKPTGTKVSLDNQPEAHTGDKPYMCGECGYRTADKHNLSRHKRTHTGEKPYKCNQCDYSAARKYTLDIHLIKHTGEKPFMCGECGFRTAAKRSLSRHMRVHTGVKPYKCDQCDYSAAQKSNLDRHLAKHSGEKPYMCGECGFRTAEKRNLSRHMKVHTGGKPYKCDQCGYSAARKYTLDSHLATHTGEKRFMCGECGYRTISNFKLSRHMRTHTGEKPYKCNQCDYSAAEKSTLDNHLAKHTGEEPYMCGKCGYGATKISQLSRHMRTHTGEKPFKCDQ; translated from the coding sequence atggcagaggcaggtGATTGGTCTCCTACTGCTGTTCCCCAGAACTTCTCTGATGGGTCTCCTACCGGAGTATTAGGGGGCAGAGATGCAAGCAATGTAGAAGACAAGCCGACTGGAACCAAAGTCAGTTTGGACAATCAGCCAGAAGCACAtactggtgacaaaccctacatgtgtggggagtgcgggtacaggacagctgacaagcATAACCTATCCCGACACaagagaacccatactggtgagaaaccctacaaatgtaaccagtgtgattattccgcAGCTAGGAAATATACTTTGGACATCCATCTAATtaaacataccggtgagaaacccttcatgtgtggcgagtgcgggttcaggacagctGCGAAGCGTAGCCTATCCAGGCATATGAGAGTCCATACTGGTgtgaaaccctacaagtgtgaccagtgcgattattctgctgcTCAGAAAAGTAATTTagaccgacatctagccaaacactctggtgagaaaccctacatgtgtggggagtgcgggttcaggacagctGAGAAGCGTAATCTATCCAGGCATATGAAAGTCCATACTGGTgggaaaccctacaaatgtgaccagtgtggttATTCCGCAGCTAGGAAATATACtttggacagccatctagcgacacatacaggtgagaaacgcttcatgtgtggggagtgcgggtacaggactatCAGCAATTTCAAgttgtccagacatatgagaacccatacaggggaaaaaccctacaagtgtaaccagtgcgactattctgctgcagagaaaTCTACCTTAGACAACCATCTagctaaacacaccggtgaggaaccctacatgtgtggaaagTGTGGCTACGGAGCAACTAAAATATCTCAgttgtccagacatatgagaactcatacaggtgaaaaacccttcaagtgtgaccagtga
- the LOC136424688 gene encoding zinc finger protein 84-like, with product MAEAGNGSLTAVPKSFCDGSPTGVSLHRNANNIEDQPEAQTDEKPYMCGESGYRSAKTCGLTGHRRIHMGKKSYKCNQCAYSAADKSALDSHLAIHMGEKPYMCEKCGYKTANKIDLLRHMRTHTGEKPFKCDHCDYSAAQKSALKRHLARHSGQKPYMCGECGYRSADRSNLSRHMRTHTGEKPYKCDQCDYSAAQKSHLNEHLAKHTGEKPYMCDDCGYRTDDKGSLSKHIRTHTGEKPFKCDQCDYSAARKSTLDSHLAKHTGEKPYICGECGYRAAQKRNLSEHMRTHTGEKPYKCDQCDYSARQKSTLDSHLAKHSGEKPYMCGECGYRSADRSNLSRHMRTHTGEKPYKCDQCDYSAAQKYHLNRHLAKHTGEKS from the coding sequence atggcagaggcaggtAATGGGTCTCTCACTGCTGTTCCCAAGAGCTTTtgtgatgggtctcctactggaGTTTCATTGCACAGGAATGCAAACAATATTGAAGACCAGCCAGAAGCACAGactgatgagaaaccctacatgtgcggtgAGTCTGGGTACAGGTCAGCTAAAACATGTGGCCTAACCGGACATAGGAGAATCCATATGGGTAAAAAATCTTACAAGTGTAACCAGTGTGCCTATTCTGCTGCAGATAAATCCGccttggacagccatctagcaaTACACAtgggtgaaaaaccctacatgtgcgagAAATGCGGGTACAAGACAGCCAACAAGATTGACCTACttagacatatgagaacccatactggtgaaaaacccttcaagtgtgaccattgtgactattctgctgcacaaaaaTCAGCCTTGAAGAGACATCTAGCAAGACACTCTGGacaaaaaccctacatgtgcggagagtgcgggtacaggtcAGCTGACAGGAGtaacctatccagacatatgagaacccatacaggtgaaaaaccatacaagtgtgaccagtgtgactattccgctgcacagaaatcccATTTGAACGAACATCTcgcaaaacacaccggtgagaaaccctacatgtgtgacgattgcgggtacaggacagatGACAAGGGTAGCCTTTCCAAACATAtcagaacccatacaggtgaaaaacccttcaagtgcgaccagtgtgattattctgcagcacgTAAATCCAccttggacagccatctagccaaacacactggtgagaaaccctacatctgtggggagtgcgggtacagggcagctcaaAAGCGAAacctatccgaacatatgagaacccatactggtgaaaaaccctacaagtgtgaccagtgtgactactctgctaGACAGAAATCCACCTTAGACagccatctagcaaaacactcaggggagaaaccctacatgtgtggggagtgcgggtacaggtcAGCTGACAGGAGtaacctatccagacatatgaggacccacactggtgaaaaaccctacaagtgtgaccagtgtgactattccgctgcacagaaatacCATTTGaaccgacatctagccaaacacactggtgaaaaatccTGA